Proteins co-encoded in one Flavivirga eckloniae genomic window:
- a CDS encoding NUDIX hydrolase, giving the protein MDFDRFLKLTSKIKNIPLPAESSHFKMVPPFRRALMEAQKEAIKNAKRAGVLALFYPDINKATKLVLILRKTYNGVHSAQVGFPGGKLENQDDSIEAAAVRETFEEVGVPIKTIEVIRELSQVYIPPSNFYVQPFLGITKYTPSFVKQEEEVEAIIEIDLLHFLDDSILISKKVSTSYSIEVEVPAFKLNGHIVWGATAMMLSEIKDLLKPYM; this is encoded by the coding sequence ATGGATTTTGATAGATTCTTAAAATTAACCTCAAAAATAAAGAATATCCCTCTTCCAGCCGAATCGTCTCACTTTAAAATGGTTCCGCCTTTTAGAAGAGCACTTATGGAAGCGCAAAAGGAAGCGATTAAAAATGCCAAAAGAGCAGGGGTATTGGCATTGTTTTATCCAGACATAAATAAAGCGACAAAACTGGTTTTAATTTTAAGAAAAACTTATAATGGGGTACATTCGGCTCAGGTAGGCTTTCCAGGTGGGAAGCTGGAAAATCAAGATGACTCGATAGAGGCAGCTGCTGTAAGAGAGACCTTTGAAGAGGTTGGTGTGCCCATAAAGACTATTGAAGTTATTCGGGAATTATCTCAAGTTTATATCCCGCCTAGTAATTTCTATGTACAGCCTTTTTTGGGGATTACTAAGTATACACCAAGTTTTGTTAAACAAGAAGAAGAGGTAGAAGCTATTATTGAAATTGATTTACTGCATTTTTTAGATGATAGTATCTTGATAAGTAAAAAAGTATCGACCTCTTATAGTATTGAAGTAGAGGTTCCTGCATTTAAATTAAATGGTCATATTGTTTGGGGGGCTACAGCTATGATGTTAAGCGAAATTAAAGACTTGTTAAAACCATACATGTAA
- a CDS encoding DUF4350 domain-containing protein, whose translation MKKVLPIAIILVVLIITGAVLIGVKQTRTVDWEESFNEKSNKPYGVSIFYKELPKLFKDYKVRTVFHQPGSYLSANSEDGYGEHVAEGSFIIIGNSDYLDNDSIDELLNFADAGNALFISDYYFSQKIHDTLDIDVDYILNEKKDSISYESLKHVDIKSTVIDKNAGDYYFSRFDTINYNVLGHSKIDYKHVNFIHVPFGKGDIYLHLEPKAFTNYNILKEDRYKYTEGLISYLPENNVYFDSYTKIQTDYYGDVEKESNLSWFLEQLSFRWAWYTAIIFGILFMIFNAKRRQRIIKIIKPLQNTTVAFVKSVSNLYFDTQDHKNLIDKKITYFLEKIRTDYNIDTAILNDEFIVRLAAKTGKKKDDVKKLINYINWLRSKNEFFEENLIKLNRHIEAFYTT comes from the coding sequence ATGAAGAAAGTTTTACCTATCGCCATAATACTTGTTGTCTTGATAATTACAGGAGCTGTACTTATTGGCGTAAAGCAAACCAGAACGGTAGATTGGGAAGAATCCTTTAACGAAAAAAGTAACAAACCTTACGGGGTTAGTATATTTTATAAGGAATTGCCTAAGCTTTTTAAAGATTATAAAGTTAGAACCGTGTTTCATCAACCCGGAAGCTATTTAAGTGCGAATTCCGAGGATGGCTATGGGGAACATGTTGCCGAAGGAAGTTTTATTATTATTGGAAATTCCGATTATTTGGATAATGATTCGATAGATGAATTATTAAACTTTGCCGATGCTGGAAATGCGTTATTTATATCCGATTATTATTTTTCCCAAAAAATTCATGACACTTTAGATATTGATGTTGATTATATTTTAAATGAAAAAAAGGACAGTATTTCATACGAATCACTTAAGCATGTAGATATTAAAAGTACTGTTATAGATAAAAATGCCGGGGACTATTATTTTTCTCGCTTCGATACCATAAACTACAATGTTCTAGGGCATTCTAAAATCGATTATAAACATGTTAATTTTATTCATGTTCCTTTTGGTAAAGGCGATATATACTTACATTTAGAACCAAAAGCGTTTACAAATTATAATATTCTAAAAGAGGATCGATATAAATATACCGAAGGACTAATTTCTTATTTACCAGAAAACAACGTGTATTTCGATTCGTATACTAAAATACAAACAGATTACTATGGCGATGTTGAAAAGGAATCGAATTTAAGCTGGTTTCTCGAACAATTGTCGTTTAGATGGGCGTGGTACACTGCTATAATTTTTGGCATTTTATTTATGATATTTAATGCCAAACGCAGACAACGTATTATTAAAATTATAAAACCGTTGCAAAATACTACCGTCGCTTTTGTAAAGAGTGTATCTAATCTGTATTTCGATACTCAAGACCATAAAAACTTAATTGATAAAAAAATAACGTATTTTTTAGAAAAAATAAGAACCGATTATAATATAGATACAGCTATATTAAACGATGAATTTATAGTTAGACTGGCAGCCAAAACCGGAAAGAAAAAAGACGATGTTAAAAAATTAATCAATTATATTAATTGGCTAAGATCGAAAAACGAATTTTTTGAAGAAAATCTAATAAAGCTAAATAGGCATATTGAAGCTTTTTATACTACATAA
- a CDS encoding LysR family transcriptional regulator translates to MTITQLYYVLAVAENQNFTKAAEKCFVTQPTLSMQIQKLEDQLDVQIFDRTKKPIELTDVGKKIVTQARNIVNESYRIQDIVDQQKGFIGGEFKLGIIPTIMPTLLPMFLKNFIKKHPKVKLKIEELTTEEIISRINDGHLDAAIAATPLEDENIKERVLYFEPFVGYIPKNHRLNDQKKIDVSDLDIDDMLLLEDGHCFRDGVINLCKAFKNHENDQFQLESGSIETLIKLSNEGLGMTLLPYLHTLDADDKEKENLHYFNEPSPAREVSIIYHKSELKMQIIEALRDVISGVIRGAIAFQNVKIISPLPK, encoded by the coding sequence ATGACGATTACCCAATTATATTATGTTTTGGCCGTTGCCGAAAACCAGAATTTCACTAAAGCTGCAGAGAAATGTTTTGTTACTCAACCTACTCTAAGCATGCAGATACAAAAACTTGAAGATCAATTAGATGTACAAATTTTCGACCGTACTAAAAAGCCCATCGAATTAACCGATGTTGGTAAAAAAATTGTTACGCAAGCCAGAAATATTGTAAACGAATCCTATAGAATTCAAGATATTGTAGACCAACAAAAAGGCTTTATTGGTGGTGAATTTAAGCTTGGTATTATACCAACTATAATGCCAACCCTACTGCCTATGTTTTTAAAGAACTTTATAAAGAAGCATCCTAAGGTTAAGCTTAAAATAGAAGAGTTAACAACAGAAGAAATCATTTCGAGAATTAATGATGGCCATTTAGACGCTGCTATAGCTGCAACTCCTTTGGAAGATGAAAACATAAAGGAACGCGTGCTTTATTTCGAACCGTTTGTTGGTTACATTCCTAAAAACCATAGACTGAATGATCAGAAAAAAATAGATGTATCTGATCTGGATATTGATGATATGCTATTACTTGAGGACGGACATTGCTTTAGAGATGGTGTTATTAATCTTTGTAAAGCGTTTAAAAACCATGAAAACGATCAGTTTCAACTGGAAAGCGGCAGTATAGAAACTCTTATAAAACTTTCAAACGAAGGTTTGGGTATGACGCTCTTACCTTATTTACATACTTTAGATGCAGACGATAAAGAAAAGGAAAACCTCCACTATTTTAATGAGCCCTCTCCAGCCAGAGAAGTGAGTATTATCTATCATAAGAGTGAATTAAAGATGCAAATTATTGAAGCATTACGGGATGTTATATCTGGTGTTATTAGAGGAGCAATTGCTTTTCAAAATGTAAAGATTATTAGTCCGCTTCCTAAGTAA
- a CDS encoding sulfatase-like hydrolase/transferase yields MLKIKWAVLLSIFLLLNSCKSKNEPTVIEIEPKDKPNVVLILIDDLSHLGVSAYGANRVSSNRGLFKNVEYATPQIDKLADEGILFNNAHAYPLCEATRIALMSGKHNSRNFLRCKSQHKSDITFGDLFQKNGYATGIFGKWKQTRGSKEIHGKDYIYEFGWDEFTCFDVLTEGQRFINPNLVVNGQVMNYEGRTDLDPETGRRWYGPDICNRDALKFIDKNKDKPFFLYYPMLLVHDDHKPTPDTKPNSLFDNFDEANNNRNGHTGDDQRYFPDMVSYMDKLIGKVIDKLDEHNLRENTLVIVMGDNGTKESFTHVWPDDKVYPGRKGGTADNGTHVPLILNQPKQLPSGKQYNGLVDLTDIFPTICDAAGIEIPRKNELDGISFWKPLKEQKQSHRDVIYSWYNANSPYTNETELLKYAFNKDFKFYAPTEEFPNGRFFDLRTDPLERKGDFFKERLFGVLLYSGLNTNELTKTQEDAYKLLKNTIEVHKHVPVKSLKITGVKHELKVGEDMLLIHEITPKNATRNNIIWHSENPEIASIDKFGTVKAHKKGKVNIELYSWDDAFPVSANEPVTFKKDGIKDVFEINIE; encoded by the coding sequence ATGTTAAAAATAAAATGGGCAGTGCTTTTGAGTATATTTTTACTACTTAACTCCTGCAAATCGAAAAACGAGCCCACTGTAATTGAAATTGAGCCTAAGGACAAACCCAATGTCGTCCTTATTTTAATTGACGACTTAAGCCACTTAGGTGTTTCTGCCTATGGTGCTAATCGAGTTTCATCTAATAGAGGTTTGTTTAAAAATGTTGAATATGCCACACCGCAAATAGATAAACTTGCAGACGAAGGTATTCTATTTAATAATGCACATGCTTATCCTTTATGCGAAGCCACCAGAATAGCCTTGATGTCTGGAAAACACAATTCCAGAAACTTTTTACGTTGTAAATCCCAACATAAATCCGATATAACCTTTGGTGATCTGTTTCAAAAAAATGGTTATGCTACAGGAATTTTTGGAAAATGGAAACAAACCAGAGGCTCGAAAGAAATTCATGGTAAGGATTATATTTACGAATTTGGATGGGATGAGTTTACCTGTTTTGATGTACTTACGGAAGGGCAACGTTTTATCAACCCGAATTTAGTAGTAAATGGTCAAGTAATGAATTATGAAGGCAGAACCGATTTAGACCCGGAAACCGGTAGACGTTGGTATGGTCCTGATATTTGCAACAGAGATGCTTTAAAGTTTATTGATAAAAACAAAGACAAACCGTTTTTCTTATACTACCCGATGTTGTTGGTTCACGACGATCATAAACCTACTCCGGACACCAAACCAAACAGCTTGTTCGATAATTTTGATGAAGCCAACAATAACAGAAACGGACATACTGGAGATGACCAAAGATACTTCCCGGATATGGTTTCCTATATGGATAAATTGATTGGAAAGGTTATTGATAAACTAGACGAACATAATTTACGAGAAAACACCTTGGTAATTGTTATGGGCGATAACGGTACTAAAGAGTCTTTTACGCATGTTTGGCCTGATGATAAAGTATATCCTGGCAGAAAAGGCGGAACAGCAGATAATGGTACGCATGTGCCTCTTATTCTTAATCAGCCAAAGCAACTTCCAAGTGGTAAACAATATAATGGACTGGTTGACCTTACCGATATTTTCCCAACAATTTGTGATGCAGCAGGAATAGAAATTCCTAGAAAAAATGAATTGGACGGTATTAGCTTTTGGAAACCATTAAAAGAACAAAAACAATCGCACCGCGACGTTATTTATAGTTGGTACAACGCCAATTCGCCTTATACTAATGAAACGGAATTATTAAAATATGCCTTTAATAAAGATTTTAAATTTTACGCGCCTACCGAAGAGTTTCCTAATGGTAGGTTTTTCGATTTAAGAACCGATCCATTGGAACGAAAAGGCGATTTCTTTAAAGAACGTCTTTTTGGAGTTTTACTTTATAGTGGTTTAAACACAAACGAACTTACCAAAACACAGGAAGACGCCTATAAGTTACTTAAAAACACCATTGAAGTACACAAACATGTTCCTGTAAAAAGTTTAAAAATAACTGGCGTAAAGCATGAGTTAAAAGTTGGTGAAGACATGCTATTAATCCACGAGATAACACCAAAAAATGCTACCAGAAATAATATTATTTGGCATTCTGAAAACCCGGAAATAGCTTCTATTGACAAATTCGGCACAGTTAAAGCCCATAAAAAAGGAAAAGTAAACATCGAACTTTACTCCTGGGACGATGCATTTCCTGTTTCTGCAAACGAACCTGTAACGTTTAAAAAAGACGGAATAAAAGATGTTTTCGAAATCAATATTGAGTAA
- a CDS encoding DUF58 domain-containing protein: MKLFKPFYIQPRFFYAGIGIVVLFALSYFIPLLFNVAQLSILVLILLFFLDLLIVFIGRKKLEATRVLPDKFSNGDKNQITLDIRNNYPISVYLEIIDEIPEQFQVRDFKIKEHIAPNKSKSVLYHLKPTERGEYHFGNLNIYVSSIINLVAKRFTFNHGDMVPTYPSFKQLKKFELLNINKNSLEYGLKKVRRLGHSMEFEQIKEYVLGDDLRTINWKATAKKNQLMVNQFQDEKSQPVYSIIDKGRIMKMPFNGLSLLDYAINAALVISNVVLKKHDKAGMFSFSKHIDNVVVAEKRSSQMQLILESLYNVKTDFFESDFSRLYGSIKRHITHRSLILMYTNFETLDGLNRQLPYLKAISKSHMLVVIFFKNTELDNLINEKAETVQQVYDKVIAEKFAFEKRLIVNELKKYGIYSILTTPENLTIDTINKYLEIKARGLL; this comes from the coding sequence TTGAAATTATTTAAACCATTCTACATACAACCACGTTTTTTCTACGCCGGTATCGGTATCGTAGTATTGTTTGCTTTAAGTTATTTCATTCCGCTACTATTTAATGTTGCGCAACTGTCTATATTAGTCCTCATTCTTCTCTTCTTTTTAGATCTTCTAATTGTGTTTATAGGAAGAAAAAAACTTGAAGCTACCAGAGTACTGCCAGATAAGTTTTCTAATGGAGATAAAAATCAAATAACACTCGATATTAGGAATAACTACCCTATTTCGGTTTATTTGGAAATTATTGATGAGATACCAGAACAGTTTCAAGTTAGGGACTTTAAAATTAAAGAGCATATCGCTCCTAATAAATCCAAATCGGTTCTTTACCATTTAAAGCCAACCGAACGGGGCGAATATCACTTCGGAAATTTAAACATCTATGTATCTTCTATTATAAACTTGGTGGCAAAACGCTTTACATTCAACCATGGAGACATGGTACCAACTTACCCTAGTTTTAAGCAATTAAAGAAGTTCGAACTCTTAAACATTAATAAGAATTCGTTGGAATACGGACTTAAAAAAGTAAGGCGACTTGGTCATTCCATGGAATTTGAGCAAATTAAGGAGTATGTTTTAGGGGACGATTTACGTACCATAAATTGGAAAGCAACAGCAAAGAAAAACCAACTGATGGTTAATCAGTTTCAAGATGAAAAATCGCAACCTGTTTATTCTATTATAGATAAAGGTCGTATAATGAAAATGCCTTTTAACGGCTTAAGCCTTTTAGATTATGCCATTAATGCCGCCCTTGTAATTAGTAATGTTGTTTTAAAGAAACATGATAAGGCAGGCATGTTTTCATTTTCTAAACACATAGACAATGTTGTTGTAGCCGAAAAAAGAAGCTCGCAAATGCAGCTAATTTTAGAATCACTTTACAATGTTAAGACAGACTTTTTTGAAAGTGATTTTAGCAGATTATATGGCAGTATAAAGCGTCATATTACGCACAGAAGCCTTATTTTAATGTACACCAATTTTGAGACGTTGGATGGCTTAAACAGGCAATTACCCTATTTAAAAGCCATTTCTAAAAGTCATATGCTTGTTGTTATTTTCTTTAAAAATACCGAGCTTGATAATTTAATTAACGAAAAGGCAGAAACGGTGCAACAAGTTTATGATAAAGTTATTGCCGAAAAATTTGCATTTGAAAAGCGTTTGATTGTTAACGAATTGAAAAAGTATGGTATCTATTCCATATTAACTACACCAGAAAATCTTACCATAGATACTATTAATAAGTACTTGGAAATAAAAGCACGTGGCTTGCTTTAG
- a CDS encoding AAA family ATPase, which translates to MDENIESQDHQDFLPKSDTLSSIDSSALEDTNNLQFQNRLDLSELQQSVNQIKQEVGKIIVGQKDMVDMLIASLLAKGHSLIEGVPGVAKTVTAKLLAKSLSVDFSRIQFTPDLMPSDILGTSVFNLKKSEFEFKKGPIFSNMVLIDEINRAPAKTQAALFEVMEEQQITIDGNKFELDPPFMVLATQNPVEQEGTYRLPEAQLDRFLFKIDVNYPNLDEEIEILSREHELKDKSKTDSLTSFLTGEQVVKYQNLVSQVIVEKHLLKYIAELIVATRSNQFLYLGASPRASIAILKSSKAFAAMSGRDFVTPEDIKRAAIPVLHHRVIVTPEREMEGVSSKQIIKQIIETVEIPR; encoded by the coding sequence ATGGACGAAAATATAGAATCTCAAGACCATCAAGATTTTTTACCGAAATCTGACACCTTATCATCTATTGATAGCAGTGCATTGGAAGACACCAATAATTTACAATTTCAAAACCGTTTGGATCTATCTGAACTTCAGCAAAGTGTTAACCAGATAAAACAAGAGGTTGGTAAAATAATCGTTGGTCAAAAAGACATGGTAGATATGCTTATTGCATCACTTCTGGCTAAAGGACATTCGCTTATAGAAGGTGTTCCAGGTGTTGCAAAGACTGTTACTGCTAAGCTTTTGGCAAAATCTTTAAGTGTAGATTTTAGCCGTATTCAATTCACACCAGATTTAATGCCTAGTGATATTTTAGGAACTTCTGTTTTCAACTTAAAGAAATCGGAATTCGAATTTAAAAAAGGTCCTATTTTTTCGAATATGGTGCTTATTGATGAAATTAATAGAGCGCCTGCCAAAACACAAGCAGCTTTGTTTGAAGTCATGGAAGAGCAACAAATTACAATTGATGGTAATAAATTTGAACTTGATCCTCCCTTTATGGTTTTAGCCACCCAAAACCCAGTAGAACAAGAAGGAACATACAGACTGCCAGAAGCACAATTAGACCGGTTTTTGTTTAAAATTGACGTTAACTACCCTAATTTAGATGAAGAAATAGAAATACTTTCCAGAGAACACGAGTTAAAAGATAAGTCAAAAACGGACTCACTTACATCTTTTTTAACGGGCGAACAGGTTGTAAAGTATCAAAATTTAGTAAGTCAGGTTATAGTAGAAAAGCATTTACTAAAATACATTGCGGAACTTATTGTAGCTACCCGTAGCAATCAGTTTTTATATTTAGGAGCTTCACCAAGAGCATCTATTGCCATATTAAAATCTAGTAAGGCATTTGCTGCTATGTCTGGTCGCGATTTTGTGACACCAGAGGATATAAAACGTGCTGCTATTCCTGTGTTGCATCATAGGGTTATCGTAACACCAGAACGCGAAATGGAAGGCGTTTCTAGTAAACAAATTATAAAACAAATTATTGAAACTGTTGAGATACCTCGTTAA
- a CDS encoding Dps family protein, which produces MTLNSLGLDTQKTKDLAGDLNRLLANFQTYYQNLRGIHWNIKGRQFFDLHVKFEELYDDANAKVDLIAERILTLGETPLHTFEDYVKQAKVPIGKNISQDDKAVRLIVDSLTELLKIERLILDKSDDANDEGTNSMMSDFITEQEKTIWMMKAWLNETV; this is translated from the coding sequence ATGACATTAAATAGTTTAGGGTTAGATACCCAAAAGACCAAAGATTTAGCGGGAGATTTGAACCGCTTATTAGCTAATTTTCAAACATACTATCAGAATTTAAGAGGTATTCATTGGAATATAAAAGGGAGACAGTTTTTCGATTTACATGTGAAATTTGAGGAGCTATACGATGATGCTAATGCAAAAGTTGATTTAATAGCAGAACGTATTTTAACACTAGGAGAAACACCGCTTCATACATTCGAAGACTATGTAAAACAAGCTAAGGTACCGATTGGTAAAAATATCTCTCAGGATGATAAAGCGGTACGTTTAATTGTTGATTCGTTAACCGAACTCTTAAAAATTGAACGATTAATTTTGGATAAGTCGGACGATGCTAACGATGAAGGTACCAATTCTATGATGAGCGATTTTATTACCGAGCAGGAAAAAACGATTTGGATGATGAAAGCTTGGTTGAATGAAACGGTTTAG
- a CDS encoding trimeric intracellular cation channel family protein, whose amino-acid sequence MIYTIDILGTVAFAISGVLVAINKKMDLFGILIIGFVTAVGGGTLRDLLIGDTPVSWMRDITFTYVIVASAIFAILFRSKINYLRTSLFLFDTIGIGLYTLVGIEKGLNAELHPIICIALGTMTASFGGVIRDILCNEIPVIFRKEIYATACILGGVTFFLLRELPITNNVVFIIAGIVVIVVRLLAVKFKIALPTVYK is encoded by the coding sequence ATGATCTACACTATCGATATTTTAGGAACCGTTGCTTTTGCAATTTCTGGTGTATTAGTGGCAATCAATAAAAAGATGGATTTATTCGGAATCTTAATTATTGGTTTTGTTACAGCAGTAGGAGGGGGCACGTTAAGAGATTTGCTTATAGGTGATACGCCAGTAAGTTGGATGCGGGACATTACTTTTACCTACGTTATTGTTGCATCTGCTATTTTTGCAATCCTTTTTAGGAGTAAGATCAATTATTTAAGAACGTCACTCTTTTTGTTTGATACTATTGGTATTGGTTTGTATACCTTGGTTGGTATTGAAAAAGGGCTTAATGCCGAATTGCATCCTATTATCTGCATCGCTTTAGGCACCATGACAGCTAGTTTTGGAGGTGTTATACGCGATATTTTATGCAATGAAATTCCTGTTATTTTTAGAAAAGAAATCTATGCTACCGCTTGTATACTTGGAGGAGTTACCTTCTTTTTATTACGAGAACTACCCATAACAAATAATGTTGTTTTTATAATAGCAGGAATCGTTGTTATTGTAGTTAGACTGTTAGCAGTGAAGTTTAAAATAGCACTGCCAACAGTTTATAAATAG
- a CDS encoding peptidylprolyl isomerase yields MRLLFLLCLFFLFLNCEDKKTKKKTTSETTVTKKQKKEKEAIKDTVVEPEREFPKLNSKNAMAFFLEYDKQHKENKVRITTDFGNIDILLYNETKFHRSNFIFLTKQKYFDNTQFYRVINNFMIQAGNSDDKKIARKRTYIGRYLLPPDTKRGFKHDRGVISMPSSEINNPYKLASPFEFFIVQQKGGAHFLDGDYTIFGKVIKGMDVVDKIAAVETDDGDWPDKNIYIRKVEIIK; encoded by the coding sequence ATGAGACTTCTATTTCTTTTATGTCTATTTTTTTTATTTCTAAACTGTGAAGATAAAAAAACTAAAAAGAAAACAACTTCTGAAACTACGGTAACAAAAAAGCAGAAAAAGGAGAAAGAAGCTATAAAAGATACAGTTGTAGAACCGGAAAGAGAATTTCCTAAACTGAATTCTAAAAATGCTATGGCATTCTTCCTGGAGTACGATAAACAACACAAAGAAAATAAAGTGCGTATTACCACAGATTTTGGAAATATTGATATTTTACTCTATAATGAAACCAAATTTCACCGTTCCAACTTTATCTTTTTAACCAAGCAAAAGTATTTTGACAATACTCAATTTTACAGAGTTATAAATAATTTTATGATACAAGCCGGTAATAGTGATGATAAAAAAATTGCTAGAAAACGTACTTATATTGGCAGGTACTTATTACCTCCAGATACAAAACGCGGTTTTAAACATGATAGAGGTGTCATATCAATGCCAAGTAGCGAAATTAACAACCCTTATAAATTAGCATCTCCTTTTGAGTTTTTTATTGTACAGCAAAAAGGTGGAGCCCATTTTTTAGATGGCGACTATACCATTTTTGGTAAAGTAATAAAAGGTATGGACGTTGTAGATAAAATTGCAGCTGTTGAAACCGATGATGGAGACTGGCCAGACAAAAATATTTATATTAGAAAGGTTGAAATAATAAAATAA
- a CDS encoding RDD family protein translates to MSELQINTTQNVKITFNAAGGGERLLAFFIDWAIKIGYYLILNNIFGVFEDMDSWSQMAINTVLSFPVMFYTLALESFLQGQTIGKKALKIRVVKIDGYQASFSDYVVRWFFRIADIYMLGLGFFVMLFNKKTQRLGDMAAGTAVILLKDSVNISHTILENLKQDYKPTYPNVIKLSDNDARIIKDTFVTARLSRDYETLIKLRTKIVEVAGIKEVKHNNDVQFIDVILKDYNFYTQDM, encoded by the coding sequence ATGTCAGAGTTACAAATTAACACGACCCAAAATGTAAAAATAACGTTCAACGCTGCAGGTGGTGGAGAAAGATTGTTAGCATTTTTTATAGATTGGGCTATTAAAATAGGGTATTATCTTATTTTAAATAACATATTTGGTGTTTTTGAGGATATGGACAGTTGGTCGCAAATGGCCATTAATACGGTGCTAAGTTTTCCAGTAATGTTCTATACTTTGGCTTTAGAGTCTTTTTTGCAGGGGCAAACCATAGGCAAGAAAGCCCTTAAGATTAGGGTTGTTAAAATAGATGGATATCAAGCTTCTTTCTCCGATTACGTGGTACGCTGGTTTTTTAGAATTGCAGATATTTATATGCTGGGGTTAGGCTTTTTCGTTATGTTGTTTAACAAGAAAACACAACGACTAGGGGATATGGCAGCAGGAACCGCTGTAATTTTATTAAAAGATAGCGTAAATATTAGCCATACTATTTTAGAGAATTTAAAACAAGATTACAAACCTACTTACCCCAATGTTATTAAATTGTCTGATAATGACGCGCGTATTATAAAGGATACTTTTGTTACGGCAAGACTATCGAGAGATTATGAAACATTAATAAAGTTGAGAACCAAAATTGTAGAGGTTGCCGGTATAAAAGAAGTGAAACATAACAATGATGTGCAGTTTATAGATGTTATTTTAAAGGATTATAATTTTTACACCCAAGATATGTAA
- a CDS encoding stage II sporulation protein M, which produces MREVSFIKQNKEKWLSFERAVFNNDFEDPDELASQYIHLINDLAYAQTYYPKSKVIIYLNQLAAKAFQKIYKTKREDTNRIFAFWKTEIPLICYQYRKFIYVAFILFFIFTAIGVISAANNAEFLRSILGDGYVDQTIENIEAGNPMAIYGSGSNWGSFIEISIHNMKVGAMAFIFGVTLGILTIWVMFENFIMLGSFQYFFYEKDVFWESVRGIWIHGAMEIFAIVIQASAGLILGASILFPGTHSRYTSFKKGAKTGIKILISSYPFMFSAGFLEGFVTRYSNVMPNWLSIGIILTTLSIISYYYLVYPFKVQKKITQPQILNLHIPLEKL; this is translated from the coding sequence ATGAGGGAGGTTTCATTCATCAAGCAAAATAAGGAAAAATGGTTAAGTTTTGAAAGAGCTGTCTTTAATAATGACTTTGAAGATCCGGACGAACTTGCATCGCAATACATTCATTTAATAAACGATTTAGCGTACGCGCAAACCTATTATCCTAAAAGTAAGGTTATTATATACCTTAATCAATTAGCTGCGAAGGCTTTTCAAAAAATTTATAAAACAAAACGAGAAGATACAAATAGAATTTTTGCGTTCTGGAAAACCGAAATTCCCTTGATTTGCTATCAATACCGAAAATTTATTTACGTTGCTTTTATCCTGTTTTTTATTTTCACCGCTATTGGTGTAATCTCTGCAGCCAATAATGCTGAGTTTTTACGATCGATATTAGGTGATGGTTATGTAGATCAAACCATAGAAAATATAGAAGCAGGAAACCCCATGGCTATTTATGGTAGCGGAAGTAATTGGGGAAGTTTTATAGAGATTTCGATACATAATATGAAAGTTGGAGCTATGGCATTCATATTTGGCGTAACTCTTGGTATACTTACCATTTGGGTTATGTTCGAAAACTTTATCATGCTAGGCTCTTTTCAATATTTCTTTTATGAAAAAGATGTGTTTTGGGAAAGTGTTCGAGGCATTTGGATTCATGGCGCTATGGAAATATTTGCCATAGTTATTCAAGCCTCCGCCGGTCTTATTCTTGGAGCCAGTATTCTATTTCCCGGCACGCATTCCAGATATACATCGTTTAAAAAAGGTGCGAAAACGGGTATTAAAATTTTAATAAGCTCATACCCTTTTATGTTTTCTGCCGGATTTCTGGAAGGTTTTGTTACTCGTTATTCTAATGTTATGCCGAATTGGCTATCCATTGGCATTATACTAACCACATTAAGTATTATTAGCTACTATTATTTAGTGTATCCTTTTAAAGTTCAGAAAAAAATCACCCAACCCCAAATTCTAAACCTGCATATACCACTTGAAAAGCTGTAG